The sequence CGACAGTTTACAGTTAACAGTTCACAGTCCAGAAACTGTTAACTGTCGACTGCCAACTGTCGACTTCTTCTCAGCTTGGGTTCTGCGCCGCCGCCGGGACCGGCAGGTTGAGGCGCTGCAGCTCCGCATTGATGATCTTGGCGAACTCGGCGAACGGCTTCGCCCCGTTGACGAAGCGCCCGTTCACGAAGAACGCAGGCGTTCCCGACGCGCCGAGGGTCATCGCCTCGTTCGAGTCGGCCTCGATCGCCGCCTTGTACTTGCCGGAATCGAGGTCCTTCGTGAACTTCGCGACGTCGAGCTTCAGCTCCTTCGCATACTGGAGGA comes from Candidatus Polarisedimenticolaceae bacterium and encodes:
- a CDS encoding DsbA family protein, producing the protein LQYAKELKLDVAKFTKDLDSGKYKAAIEADSNEAMTLGASGTPAFFVNGRFVNGAKPFAEFAKIINAELQRLNLPVPAAAQNPS